In Lycium barbarum isolate Lr01 chromosome 9, ASM1917538v2, whole genome shotgun sequence, the DNA window GTTCTTCTCATATGAACTTTTCGTATGCTTCattatcaatttttttatttagttTGGTCCTTTGTGTTATCAAATCTCTTACTCGTTTTTGTAGACACACATCACCACTGTGTTCTTACCAACCAAATCTTGGGTTTCCATTCTTCAGTTTAAGCTAGTATGATAGTTAGATATTATGTTGTAGTTACTACAAGCTAGTTTCAAGAATTCAAATTTCTATAACAAATCGTATTTAAACAATAATGTGGTATTTTCTTTATCAGCTAGGAGTAACTTTTAGCTGCAGTTTAGTCAGACAAAGTCAAATTAACTTCTAAAACTGTGATTAATCAAATGTATTACATAAGAGGAGACAAGAGGGAATAACACGAGGAAACAGAGGGAATAACCTTTAACAAAacactccctctatcccaatttatgtggcaccatttcctttttagtctgtcccaaaaaaaaaacaatatcatctttctatatttagaaacaatttaactttatgagatgatttatagccacacattcATATAAGACTTGTTTTGAACCACATATTTtaaaagttttcctttcattcttaacctccgtgccaagtcaaatggtgccacataaattgggacagagagtaATTTCTTAGAAGGTAATGCTCAATATGCTCTTTATTTTCTGCTTCACACCTTTATGTGACAATCACAGCTTTCTCCAAAAGAGTGTGCTGATGTAATAGAGAAGTGAGACGACACTGCTGGAACAAGCAGCTGATGTCTCGTATACTTAACATTAATGGAGTTGACCTTATTACATTTGCCATCATTACTTCATCATCTGAAAACATTGTACAGGCTTCCCAAAAGAGTAACAGAAGTTTATTAGTATATAAAGAACAACCTTGAAATAGAAGTCTCCTACCTTTCCGTGTTCTAAAATCTTGAAGACTTCGTACATTCTTGTAGGTGGCTGAGTGTTACTTTACGCTCTCATGTTTGGTGTCTTGGGAATAATTCATAAAGGCTATGCCATTTTTTCTCTTTCAGTTTTGATTCTGTGTAAGTTTTTGCGAGGAGATGTGATGGGGAGTGAGGATATAGGCCAATAAGTTTTCTAATTGAATTATATATCATTGCATGTTGTCATGTTATATAATATGGATAAACTCACTATTAGTTAATCCTAACTCTGAAATCTCCATTTTCCTGTGGAAGAATACTTTCAGAAGAAGAGAGAGACCCATACAGaattccaacaaaacataatatAAGAATGGCAATGTACTGGCTTGTGCAAGGTTGTCAGGCAGGGGATTCTCTGGTGTTTCATTATTCTGGTCATGGCTCACAACAAAGAAATTACACCGGAGATGAAGTTGATGGGTTCGATGAAACACTTTGCCCCTTGGATTTTGAAACCCAAGGAATGATCGTTGATGATGAAATTAATGCAACAATTGTTAGGCCTCTACCCCGTGGGGCTAAGCTTCACGCTATTATAGATGCTTGTCACAGTGGTACTATGCTTGATCTACCATTTCTTTGTAGGATGGACAGGTCTGTAGCACCACGTTCTTTTTCTGCTTAATGCTAGTTTGTGAAATCTAAGACCTTTTCAGAAATGTATTTATGGGATAATTACATATTTAGGCCTCTCAAGAGaataatagccagcaaatgtataggttatgtatattaagtataatatactaataatatacatattggatacacaaaatatacatataatataaataaatatacttataatatacctAATCAGTATAGGTTTTGATATTTTGGCTAGCAGCCGTAAGTAATTTCGCAACGgaccaaaaatgaaaaaagcccTATTTTTTTACCTAGTATCTCATATTTGATGCCCTTTGGTTACAGGACTGGACATTATGTATGGGAAGATCATCGTCCTCGATCAGGAGCATGGAAAGGAACAAGTGGGGGAGAGGTCATATCCTTTAGCGGTTGTGATGATGATCAAACCTCTGCTGATACAGATGTAAAATTCCTGCATCTTCCTAAATTTTTGAATTCCGGATATCGAAATTAATCCATTAAATCAATTTAACTAAGGCAATTATATGAACCTTCTGATTGATGGCAGAGTTTGTCCAAGGTCACTTCAACTGGTGCCatgaccttttccttcatccaAGCAATCGAGCATGGACAAGGAACTACGTATGGAGGTATTCTAAATGCAATGAGATCTTCGATTAGAAGTTCTGATAATGGTCTAGGGGGTGGCATTGTGACATCCCTTCTGGCAATGTTGATTACTGGAGGAAGTGTTGGCATTGGAATGAGACAGGTACCTTTTGCTTACAGAATATGTTTGTTTACCTTTTGCTTACAGAATATGTTTGTTTAAGTCAACTGTTTAGATCATCATAGAAATAGATTTAAGTGCCAGAATTAGAAAAAAGAGAGTGTTTTTAGGTAAAAAGAATTTAAGAAGAATGTTGGGACTGGATATAGAATAGGTTCATTTGTAACCAATTGCTAATGGTGCAAAGAATGGCATGACTGATAGCTTTTACTCAAAACATTCTCTCTCAAAAAAAGAATCTTTATTTTTCAATGAAAAATACTCCTTTGTTTCTTCTCATCAGTATCAGTCCAATCATAGACTTTGAAACATAAGTGTCTAGTTATATGGAATCAATATTTGATGTCAAAATTGTTGTCGTCATTTTTTGCTGCAGGAGCCACAGTTGACAGCCAATGAGCCATTTGATGTGTATACCAAACCATTTTCATTGTAGTATCTTATCAAGCAACAGTACCAAGCTATGGTTGTCAACTTTTCATATGGCTTTGGATGTGGAATTCCTGTACAGTTACTAGAAGGCACTTGTAGAGTATTAAGATTCTGAAGTTCTTCAATTTCACATAAGTTAATCATTCATGTAAAACTGTGATTGTTGTAGTAGGAATTTCATCGAAATTGCTGGAGTATAAATTCACATCTGTGCTTTCCCAGTTTCACGTTCTTCTTTTATAATTCCTCCACAGCCCCCAGGAAATCAATAGACCATTCAATAAAAGCATAAGATTAACTTCAGGTAATTTAAGAGGGCGAAAATATTTAAAGCAAATCTAAGTAAATGAACTATGTAAGACATCAACAGTAGAATTACTCCTATTCAGTATCCCGTTTCTTTACAAACTCACATCTGTGTTCTGATCATTTGTGATTCTTGCCTCTTCCTGGGCATCGTTTCTCAGTAAAATGCATTGCCTCTTGTACCTTAAATCATCTTTGGAAGCCATATCTTGAAACACCTACAAACACAAAGATAATCAAACGTCCATCTGCAGAGAAAGTTTAAAGGCTCGTTTTTTTAGGACAtaacaagaagaagaaaagatCAAATACCTTCTTTTCATCATGAGAGAGTTTTGTCCATATCTTACTCAACCTTTTGCTTGTTTCTCCAAATGAAGAATGCTTGACCTTATCCCAAGTTGCCATCACAAAGAAAGAGTAAGAATTGCAGGGCTTAATTGGATAACTACGCCGTTCAAGAATTCTTTCCAACAAATCCACTTCTCCTCTACCTTTATTTTTCCTCCTATTTCTGTTCCTTGGAATCAAAGCGCCTTGGAACACCCTATAACTGCGAGGAGAATAATCCACAGGAGACAAAATTCCGCTTCTCAACCTTGTTACAATGATGCCTCTttcaccattatcattattaccttGTTGCTTTTGGATGGTCCAATTGTGTTCTTGATCCTTATTATCAGGGGTTGAAATGGAATCAGGAGTCGCGTATGAAGATGGACTAGACATGGGATCAAACGGGGTTTGAATTTCCGCGGGATTTAAATCGGGAAAAGGAA includes these proteins:
- the LOC132611161 gene encoding metacaspase-1-like, which produces MMLVNCTNCHTPLQLPQGAKSIRCAICRAITLIADPHSSPAPPAPVYNNSYYPPAPALSPYNYHSTSGLSSSSSSRSGRKRAVIVGISYENTRNELKGCINDAKCMWFLLTNRFKFPQDSILMLTEEERDPYRIPTKHNIRMAMYWLVQGCQAGDSLVFHYSGHGSQQRNYTGDEVDGFDETLCPLDFETQGMIVDDEINATIVRPLPRGAKLHAIIDACHSGTMLDLPFLCRMDRTGHYVWEDHRPRSGAWKGTSGGEVISFSGCDDDQTSADTDSLSKVTSTGAMTFSFIQAIEHGQGTTYGGILNAMRSSIRSSDNGLGGGIVTSLLAMLITGGSVGIGMRQEPQLTANEPFDVYTKPFSL